A stretch of the Nakaseomyces glabratus chromosome L, complete sequence genome encodes the following:
- the PAN3 gene encoding PAN-complex poly(A)-binding subunit PAN3 (CAGL0L09889g~Ortholog(s) have poly(A) binding, poly(A)-specific ribonuclease activity, role in nuclear-transcribed mRNA poly(A) tail shortening, postreplication repair and PAN complex, cytosol, nucleus localization) yields the protein MDKINPDWARDVPCRNVIIYGFCKKKTEGCPFKHDDDDIATPTSTPKVADTVPAPSGVIQQPSKISVSSLPSLNSQPSSTAPTSAPNATAHTGSKSQVPKFNAKASASFTPMSKAADGTQETQAPYLESPVAGSPGPILKAGTPVSFMQPNIYSTTPVPSPASMAMPNVVMPPNDMGSPDLGLQQQSHMVNLDGSIQQNYQERPNVLMRDSSMPLTMGTSGSRPMLDQQIHSISGLSNTSGPQPPGLLQSMNGASMDMGLPMNLRYPTIYPPTHSILQYHLYAPDPPPQLEIALKENERTPRMLFIPNDLREELVKRNLASLQLFPSGGNLPHIVKDYFGLVPLDFHQRSSVKDRYKKHKNSLYKVFSNVDGRIYLLRRIHDVNISDPTIISKTFQKWSKIDSSNVVALKDLFLTTAFGDSSLGIVYDYYPNATSLYEAHFVNYPTVEVTEDLLWSYAVQILNGLREIHNTNGVNIGDLDCDKIILTGKGRIKISAGAEYDIMNMCCPEDNEDDDNEEKLRKRNFVDLGEILFKLASKMCNCHGKDVANLAQVSEKLKNLIKSLAFEQLHDYVNVATIIEKYIGLDVVFKVMEAQQTYSEYAENVLSRELENGRLFRLICKLNFIFGRVENRLDINWSEPGDKFVIVLFYDYVFHQIDPNTGKPVTDLTHVLRCLNKLDAGVEENILLVTPDELNTAVVSYKKVKELVDKTFRAMTL from the coding sequence ATGGACAAGATAAACCCTGATTGGGCGCGAGATGTACCCTGTCGAAATGTCATCATATATGGTTTTTGtaagaagaaaactgaAGGATGCCCGTTTAAGcatgatgatgacgataTAGCTACTCCTACCTCGACTCCCAAGGTTGCAGATACCGTGCCTGCCCCATCTGGAGTGATTCAACAACCTTCCAAGATATCAGTGAGTTCCTTACCTTCCCTCAATTCTCAACCGAGTAGTACTGCCCCAACGAGTGCTCCTAATGCTACTGCACATACTGGGTCGAAGTCACAGGTACCGAAATTCAATGCAAAAGCCTCGGCAAGTTTCACACCGATGTCGAAAGCTGCAGATGGAACACAGGAGACACAGGCACCATACCTTGAAAGTCCTGTAGCAGGTTCGCCAGGGCCTATATTAAAAGCGGGTACACCGGTGAGTTTCATGCAACCCAACATATATTCTACTACTCCTGTGCCATCACCAGCATCGATGGCTATGCCTAATGTGGTAATGCCACCAAACGATATGGGAAGTCCCGATTTGGGTTTACAACAGCAATCACATATGGTGAATCTTGATGGCTCCATACAGCAAAACTATCAAGAAAGACCAAATGTTTTAATGAGAGACTCATCCATGCCGCTGACAATGGGGACATCTGGTAGCAGGCCAATGCTTGATCAACAGATACATTCAATTTCGGGACTCAGTAACACTTCGGGGCCGCAACCGCCTGGTCTACTACAGAGTATGAATGGTGCTTCTATGGATATGGGTCTTCCAATGAATCTTCGGTATCCTACGATATATCCACCAACACACAGCATTTTACAATATCATTTATACGCACCCGACCCTCCGCCCCAGCTTGAAATAGCCTTAAAAGAGAATGAAAGGACTCCACGAATGCTATTCATACCTAATGACCTTCGAGAAGAACTGGTAAAGAGAAATCTTGCATCACTACAATTATTTCCTTCAGGAGGTAATTTACCTCATATAGTCAAGGACTATTTTGGCCTTGTACCACTTGATTTTCATCAGCGCTCAAGTGTGAAGGATAGGTACAAGAAACACAAGAATTCATTGTATAAAGTATTTTCCAATGTTGATGGGCGTATTTATTTGCTGAGAAGAATCCACGATGTAAATATAAGTGATCCTACGATTATCTCAAAgacttttcaaaaatggaGTAAGATAGACTCATCCAATGTTGTTGCATTGAAAGATCTTTTCTTGACCACGGCCTTCGGAGATTCATCCCTAGGAATAGTGTATGATTACTATCCAAATGCTACTTCTTTATATGAAGCTCACTTCGTGAACTATCCAACAGTTGAAGTAACTGAAGATTTACTTTGGAGTTATGCTGTCCAAATACTAAACGGCTTGAGAGAGATTCATAACACTAATGGTGTCAACATCGGCGACCTTGATTGCGATAAAATCATACTCACTGGGAAGGgtagaataaaaatatcagCTGGGGCAGAGTATGACATAATGAATATGTGTTGTCctgaagataatgaagacGATGATAATGAGGAAAAGCTGAGGAAAAGGAACTTTGTAGACCTTGGTGAAATCTTATTCAAGCTAGCTTCCAAGATGTGTAATTGTCATGGAAAGGATGTTGCAAATTTGGCACAAGTATCtgagaaattgaagaaccTTATCAAGTCTTTGGCTTTCGAACAATTACATGATTATGTCAATGTTGCAACtattattgaaaagtaCATTGGTTTAGATGTAGTATTTAAGGTGATGGAAGCTCAGCAAACATATTCAGAGTATGCAGAAAATGTGCTCTCGCGAGAGCTAGAGAATGGCCGTTTATTCAGACTAATATGTAAACTTAACTTCATCTTTGGTCGTGTTGAAAATCGTTTGGACATCAACTGGTCCGAACCAGGTGACAAATTTGTCATCGTTCTATTCTATGACTACGTGTTTCATCAAATTGATCCAAATACAGGGAAACCAGTCACTGACCTGACCCATGTGCTGAGATGTTTGAATAAACTTGATGCTGGAGTTGAGGAAAATATACTATTAGTCACTCCTGATGAGCTGAATACTGCTGTAGTTTCATATAAGAAAGTGAAGGAACTTGTGGACAAGACATTCAGGGCTATGACCCTATGA